One window of the Bacillaceae bacterium S4-13-56 genome contains the following:
- the rnmV gene encoding ribonuclease M5 → MEDLKVIKEIIVVEGKDDTTAVKRAVGADTIETNGSAINEETISQIRHAQQKRGVIIFTDPDYPGQRIRSMIDQQVKGCKHAFLPREKAISKKGLGIEHASDEAIREALETVYERIDHPINEEFTKMDLIDFGLIGFDQAKDRRKRLGNILHIGFVNGKQLIKRLNMFQISRQEFEEAMETIYQEEQRDG, encoded by the coding sequence TTGGAGGATTTGAAAGTGATCAAAGAAATCATCGTTGTTGAAGGAAAAGATGATACAACAGCAGTCAAGCGAGCTGTTGGTGCGGATACGATAGAAACGAACGGTTCTGCTATCAACGAAGAAACAATAAGTCAAATACGTCATGCACAACAAAAAAGAGGAGTCATCATTTTTACAGACCCTGATTATCCCGGACAAAGAATTCGGAGTATGATTGATCAGCAAGTAAAGGGTTGTAAACATGCTTTTTTACCAAGAGAAAAAGCGATTAGTAAAAAAGGTTTAGGAATTGAACATGCTTCCGATGAAGCGATTCGAGAAGCACTAGAAACGGTGTATGAACGCATTGATCATCCCATTAATGAAGAATTTACAAAAATGGACTTAATTGATTTTGGTTTAATTGGATTTGATCAGGCTAAAGATAGAAGGAAAAGGCTAGGGAACATTCTTCATATTGGTTTTGTGAATGGAAAACAGTTAATCAAGCGTCTGAATATGTTCCAAATCTCTCGTCAAGAATTTGAAGAAGCTATGGAGACCATTTATCAGGAGGAACAAAGGGATGGATAG
- the rsmA gene encoding 16S rRNA (adenine(1518)-N(6)/adenine(1519)-N(6))-dimethyltransferase RsmA, protein MDSERAIGTPSKTKEVLQKHGFSFKKSLGQNFIVDSNILENIVDKAGVHSNSGVIEIGPGIGALTEHLAKKAKKVLAFEIDQRLLPILEDSLKDYPVQIIHQDILKADVQKEINTYLSECKDLKIVANLPYYITTPILMKLLMDKLPVSSITVMIQKEVAERMAAKPNTKAYGSLSIAVQYYTEAKVVMTVPKTVFVPPPNVDSSILHLTLRKQPPVEVADEELFFELVKASFAQRRKTLNNNLSNHFKGKLEKDKIQEILKKAQVDPTRRGESLTMKEFANVTNTLKETLEQNN, encoded by the coding sequence ATGGATAGTGAAAGAGCAATAGGGACTCCTTCTAAAACGAAAGAAGTCCTACAAAAACACGGTTTTTCATTTAAGAAAAGTCTTGGGCAAAATTTTATTGTAGATTCAAACATCTTAGAGAATATAGTAGACAAAGCAGGGGTCCATTCGAACAGTGGTGTCATTGAGATTGGACCTGGAATCGGAGCATTAACCGAGCATCTTGCTAAAAAGGCAAAAAAGGTCCTTGCATTTGAAATAGATCAACGCTTGCTTCCCATTCTCGAGGATTCTCTAAAAGATTATCCTGTGCAAATCATTCATCAGGATATTTTAAAAGCTGATGTGCAAAAAGAAATAAATACTTATTTATCTGAATGTAAAGACTTAAAGATTGTTGCTAATTTACCTTACTACATTACTACTCCTATCTTGATGAAGTTGTTAATGGACAAGCTCCCTGTAAGTTCAATCACTGTTATGATTCAGAAGGAAGTTGCTGAGCGTATGGCCGCTAAGCCCAACACAAAAGCTTATGGCTCCCTTTCGATTGCTGTGCAGTATTATACAGAGGCTAAGGTCGTTATGACTGTTCCTAAAACTGTTTTTGTTCCGCCGCCGAATGTGGATTCTTCGATTTTGCATTTAACTTTAAGAAAGCAACCACCAGTGGAGGTTGCTGATGAAGAGCTCTTTTTTGAACTAGTTAAGGCTAGTTTTGCTCAAAGAAGAAAAACTTTAAATAATAATTTATCCAATCATTTCAAAGGAAAGTTAGAAAAGGATAAGATTCAAGAGATTTTAAAGAAAGCCCAGGTAGATCCAACAAGAAGAGGAGAATCTCTTACGATGAAGGAATTCGCAAATGTCACTAACACCCTTAAGGAGACCTTAGAACAAAATAATTAA
- the yabG gene encoding sporulation peptidase YabG — translation MDFQKGDLVTRNSYKHDLLFRVQEIGDEGKVLLYGEFVRLEADAPIEDIHRVDEERREKWKRETQEKEDVSFRLFRQDYQMMHAKREHEVMESSSTSHSYFQLPSKVLHIDGDAIYLKKCIQLYQRLGIQIHGVHVSEKEMPHQIGALIDKINPDIVVITGHDSYSKNKGQKSDLRAYRHSKYFVETVREARKKVPHLDQLIIFAGACQSHFESLIRAGANFASSPSRVNIHALDPVYIAAKISYTPFMEKVRVWDVLRNTLTGEKGLGGVETRGLLRTGMPYNREEMDL, via the coding sequence ATGGATTTCCAAAAAGGAGATTTGGTGACACGAAATTCCTACAAACATGATCTTTTATTTCGAGTTCAGGAAATAGGAGATGAAGGGAAGGTCTTATTATATGGTGAATTTGTGAGGTTGGAAGCTGATGCACCAATAGAAGATATTCATCGAGTGGATGAAGAACGTAGGGAGAAATGGAAGCGGGAGACCCAGGAAAAGGAGGATGTTTCCTTTCGTCTTTTCCGTCAGGATTATCAAATGATGCATGCTAAAAGAGAGCATGAAGTAATGGAGAGTAGTTCTACCTCACATTCCTATTTTCAACTTCCTTCTAAAGTTCTTCATATAGATGGAGATGCCATATATTTAAAAAAATGTATTCAATTATATCAAAGATTAGGCATTCAAATTCATGGGGTGCATGTGTCCGAAAAAGAAATGCCTCATCAAATTGGCGCTTTAATCGATAAAATAAATCCAGATATCGTAGTTATTACTGGGCACGATTCTTACTCAAAGAATAAAGGCCAAAAATCGGATTTGCGTGCTTATCGTCATTCCAAGTATTTTGTAGAAACAGTAAGAGAAGCTCGCAAAAAAGTACCTCATTTGGATCAACTTATTATCTTTGCAGGGGCCTGCCAATCTCATTTCGAATCACTTATCCGTGCAGGTGCCAACTTTGCAAGCTCTCCTTCAAGAGTTAATATACATGCCCTTGATCCTGTATATATAGCTGCAAAAATTAGCTATACGCCGTTTATGGAAAAAGTAAGGGTGTGGGATGTACTTCGAAACACTTTAACTGGCGAGAAAGGTCTTGGAGGGGTAGAAACAAGGGGATTACTACGTACGGGAATGCCATATAATAGAGAAGAAATGGATTTATAA